In the genome of Paenibacillus pabuli, the window CTTAAGGTTTTTTTTGTGTTTATTTCGAAGTTAACTGAAATTTTAAAAATTGAATTCCGATATCTACAATTCATGACGAAAGGTGTCGATATATTATAAATATGCAGTAGTTTATGCACCAAGTTGAGGAGTGGGGAATATGGAAGGTACGCGGGGAAGCGTGATGGGGAAGTTAAGATTTACAATTCGTATGAAATTATTGACCGGATTTTTAATGGTAGTGGGGTTGTTAGCTTTTGTCAGCATTTATGCGCTGACTCAAATCCATGATATGTCTAACAAAGCCGATGATGTGGACAAGACATGGATGCCCAGTGTATCTCTGTTGGGCCAGATGAATGGTGATATTTCCGATGTGGAACGCCTTGCGCTTGCCATCATCGTCGAGCAGGACGAGAATGAAACTGTAAAGTTGAACGAGGCTTTGAATCAGCTTCTTAGCAAGATAGAAGATGAACGAAAACAATTGTTAACTTTCATAAATAGCAATGAAGGGGCAATGAAACTTTACAATGAGTTTAGCACCAACTATGAGGCATATCTGGCAAAGATGCCTGCATTCATTGAACTAGGATTGAAAAACGATTATAACGAGGCCAGTAAACTGCACACAGAGGCTTATTCATTGTGGTATACAGCCAACGATTCCATTGTCAAATTGATTGAAATGGGGAATCAAGGGTCAGATTCGGCTACGAATGCATCGGTTGAATCAGCTGAAAAGGCATTTAATGTTATTTTGGGAGTAACTATTGTTGCTTTCCTGATTGCCATGTTTATTGCCTTCTTCATTGCAAGCATCATCTCACGTCCAATTCAGAAGATGAATGCAGCAGCGATGTTGATTGCTAATGGTGACTTGACGAGTGAGAAGATTGTTCTCAAGAACAAGGATGAGCTGGGAACGCTGGCGGAGTCCTTTAATGTGATGACTGGCAACCTGCGGGAGATGATTCAATCGGTATCGATGACATCCGAGCAGGTAGCCGCTTCCTCGGAAGAACTTCTCGCGAGTGCAGAGCAGAATACAAGGGCGTCGGAACAGATCTCCGAGACGGTTGAGGAACTGGCTGTAGGTACATCGGATCAAGTAGATATAGTGAAACGTTCTTCACAGGCGATGAGTGAGATGGCTCTTGGTTCGGAACAGATTGCTGAGCTTGCTCAAAGTGTATCCGTGTCTGCCGTTGATGCAGCGAATCAGTCTGCTGAAGGAAATATGATTATTCAGCAGGCAGTTGAACAGATGGGATCTGTACGCAATTCGATTGCATCACTGACAGAACTGGTTACAGGACTGGGAGAGCGTTCCGCAGAGATTGGTACCATTACCGAGGTTATCAACAATATTGCCCGTCAGACCAATCTGCTTGCATTGAATGCAGCGATTGAAGCGGCACGAGCGGGAGAGCATGGCAGAGGTTTTGCTGTTGTAGCCGGAGAAGTGCGCAAGTTGGCTGAGGAATCCTCTGAATCTGCGCAAAAAATTACAGATCTCGTACAATTGATTCAGAAGGATACAGATCATGCCGTGCAAGCTGTGAAAGTAAACAGCAATGAAACAGAGGCAGGCATTGAGATTGTAACTGCGGCGGGACAAGCCTTTGAACAGATTTCGAATGCAGTGAACAAGGTTGCTGGTGAAATCCAGGAAGTATCTGCAGGTTCGGAGGAAATGTCTGCAAGTACGAGTGAAGTAGTAGGGTATGTGGGTCAGATCTCCAACATTGCGGGAGAAGCAGCAGGCGGGGTGCATAATGTATCTGCCGCAACCCAGCAGCAGCTGGCTTCGATGGAGGAGATTGCTTCGTCGGCAGGCTCATTGTCCAAAATGGCTGAAGAGTTGCAGGAGCAAATCAACAAATTCAGAGTATAAACGATCCCCAAAGACGGGTGTTCAGACTGGATAGTATCATGAGCATAATTCAGCCTGGAGCACGGGGTATACGAAATATCTGGACTGTTTCTTATATTGCATTCATGCGATATGAGGGGCAGTCTTTTTTGTCATATCACTACCCAAACATGTCACAACAATGTTATTTCAGAAGTCACCAGCGCTGATATTGCAACTGGAACAAAAGGATATAATGGTAATTAATGGTGGAAATACAT includes:
- a CDS encoding methyl-accepting chemotaxis protein translates to MEGTRGSVMGKLRFTIRMKLLTGFLMVVGLLAFVSIYALTQIHDMSNKADDVDKTWMPSVSLLGQMNGDISDVERLALAIIVEQDENETVKLNEALNQLLSKIEDERKQLLTFINSNEGAMKLYNEFSTNYEAYLAKMPAFIELGLKNDYNEASKLHTEAYSLWYTANDSIVKLIEMGNQGSDSATNASVESAEKAFNVILGVTIVAFLIAMFIAFFIASIISRPIQKMNAAAMLIANGDLTSEKIVLKNKDELGTLAESFNVMTGNLREMIQSVSMTSEQVAASSEELLASAEQNTRASEQISETVEELAVGTSDQVDIVKRSSQAMSEMALGSEQIAELAQSVSVSAVDAANQSAEGNMIIQQAVEQMGSVRNSIASLTELVTGLGERSAEIGTITEVINNIARQTNLLALNAAIEAARAGEHGRGFAVVAGEVRKLAEESSESAQKITDLVQLIQKDTDHAVQAVKVNSNETEAGIEIVTAAGQAFEQISNAVNKVAGEIQEVSAGSEEMSASTSEVVGYVGQISNIAGEAAGGVHNVSAATQQQLASMEEIASSAGSLSKMAEELQEQINKFRV